The Desulfovibrio fairfieldensis sequence CACCGGCCTGCACGGGGCCAATCGCCTGGCCAGCACCTCATTGCTGGAAGCCTTGGTCTGGGGGGTGAGCTGCGGGAAGGATCTGGCGCGCCGCGCCGCAAGCGGCGGCATGCCCACGGGTCTGGCCGCCGCCATTCCGGACTGGCAGCACGAAGGCGACGAACGCCACGACGATCCGGCCCTGGTGGCCCAGGACTGGGCCAATATCCGCAACACCATGTGGAACTACGTGGGCATTTCGCGCACCGACGCGCGCCTGCGCCGGGCCTTTGAGGATATGCGCGACCTTGTGCGCCATATCCATGATTTCTACAAACGCACCCGCATTTCCCGACGTCTGGTGGATCTTTTCCACGGCTCGCAGACGGCCTATGTCATTACCCAGGCGGCCATGCGCAACCCTGTAAGTCTGGGCTGCCACCACCGGGTGGACTGAGCCGAAGGAAAAAACAAGCATGAAAAGTCTCATCCGCGTGATTCTCATCCTGGCGGTGCTGGTTCTGGCCGGGTTCGCAGCCCTGCAATTCTGGCTGGGCCCGAAGCTGGAGGAACAGGCCCGCCTGGAACTGGCCGCTCTGCCGGAAGCCCTGGCGTTTTCGGAGCTTCTGCGCTTTGAGCCGTTGAAAGTAAAAAGCGTCGAATTCTCGGCCTTTTCCCGGCGCCTGATCCTGCGCGGTCTGGAACTGCGCGGCACAATGGACCTGCCCGCTTTTGAGGCGGGCGTCGAACAGCAGCCCCGGAGCGCGGCCCTGAACTATACGCTGGAGGAAGCCTCCTATCGTTTGCCCTGGCGGGCGCTTCTGCTGTTCACACCCCTGCGCGACATGATTCTGCCCGAAACGGGCATGATGGCCGTGGGCGAGGAGATGCGCATTTCCAACTTCGTCTATTCCCTCAATCAGGGCACCGTCAGCGCGCGAAGCGTCGTGCGGGATCAGGAAGCCGTTGACATCCGCATGGAAAGCGGCCTGATCCGGGAACTGCTGGAACAGCGGAAGCCCTCGAATATGCTGAACGCCCTCTATCGCATAGGTATCGGCGAAATGCGGGCTTCGGCCATGACTTCCGAGATGACGATCCCCGAACAGGGCATCAAGATGGATTTCAGTTGCGACGCCATGCGCATCCGCAACTGGGAAGGCCGCACCATAGAAGAAGCCGTTGCGGACGGCATTGTTCTCAAGGAAAAAGACCGGGAGCTTATGCGCCTGGGCAACATCACGGAAAAGCGGTTCACCCTGCCGGAAGAAGCGGCCATGCAGGAATTGCTGACCCTGCTTTCCCAGACGAAACCCGACGAAAATGCCTTGCAGGCTCTGCTGCTGCGCATCGTTACCACCGGCGAGCCTTTGCTGCGGGAAATCAGCTTCTCTGACCTTCATTTTCCTCTGGATGGTCAGGCCCTGACCTTTAAAAAAATAGCCCTGAACTGGCAGTCCAACACGCCTTTGCAGTACGGCCTCAGCGTGGATGCTCTTTCCCTGCCCACGCCTTTGCTGGAGCGCGAAAGCGATCTGGCCTTTCCCGGTCTGCCCGCTCTGGTTCTGGATGCGAAGCTGGGCTTTACGTCCGGGGGCGACGGCGGACGCCACAAGGGCCTGCTCAGCGCCCAGCATCTGGGCTCGCTGGACTATGATTTCATCATGTCCGCGGGCTCGCCATTGGCCGGTCCGCAGGCGCTGTTCCTCAGCTCGTACAAGGACGTCAACCTGAAATATACGGACCAGGGGCTCACGGCCTATCTGGTCAGAAACGTTATTCCCTCGGCCCAGGGGGCCACCCCGGCGCTCAAGGCGGCCATCGCCGAGCTCTGCCCCGGCGATACGCCGGAAAATGCGGCCGTCCGCGATGCCCTGGAAACCTTCGTCTCCCGGCCCGGCGTGCTGGAAGTGCAAAGCAGGCCCGGCAAGACCTTCCGTGTTTTCGAGCTGCTCGCCAAACTGGGCGGCAAGGATCCCGGCGCTCTGCTCAGCGTCACGGCTCAACCGGGCAAGGAAAGCCTGGAACAGCAGATCAGCGGCCTGGACGCGACCGCGGCCAAGGCAAAATAGCGCGACATGAAGAAAACCGTCCTTATCCTCGCTCCGCTGCTGCTCGCGGTGCTGCTTCTTGTGCTGGCCGCGCAGTTATGGCTGCGGCCGCGGGTGGAGAATCAAATACGGCAAGCACTGGCGGGGCTGACCTCCTTTGACGGCAGCCCGGTTCAGTCCGGCGTCGAAGTCCTCGACTTTTCGCCCTTGACCCGCAAGCTGCTGCTGCGTGGTCTGGAACTGCGCATGGTTCAACCGCAGGGCCCGGTCACCTATCAGGCCGCGGAAATTTCCCTGCGCCTGCCCCTGCGGGCCATGCTGGCCTGCACGCCTTTACGCGGCGCGGTTCTGCCTGAACAGGGCATGACGACCGTGGCCGAAGGCCTGCTCCTGCTCAATGTCAGCGCGCGCACGTCTCTGGGCAAGGTCGTCATGCAACGGGAAGAAGTCGACGCCCTCTATGCGGACAGCGCCCTGCTGCGGGATCTGGCCGAAGGCGCGAAGCTGCCCGACTCTCCGGGGCTCACCTACCGCATGGGCGCGGACAACATCCGTGCTTCCTTCATCAGCGTGGATATCCCCACCGTGAACCGGCCGCTGTATATAAGCATCAAGGAAGCCGGCCTGCGCAACTGGCGCGGCCGCCATATGGAGGAAGCGGTCCTCACGGACCTGCGGCTGCGCATCGACGGGCAGGACGGCCTGGTCCTGGACAGCCTGAGCCAGAGCGGCATCGTGCTGCCCGAGGAAGCCCTGCTGCGGCGTCTCTCGCGATTGTTCGGCGCGCCTCCGGATCAGCGGAGCATGCAGGCCCTGTTTCAGGAAATGCTCGCCGCGGACGAACCACTGTTCCGCGAATTGCGCCTTAACGGCCTGACCATGCCTTTGCCGGAGGACAGGGCCGAACTCAAGACAGGCAGTTTCGAATGGCTCTCCAACCGGCCTGCCCGCTACCGGATCAATCTTTCCGGCCTGTCCCTGCCCGCGGTTCTGCAAGGCTACGGCCTTGCCCTGCCCGGTCTGGACACCATACGACTGGACGCCGACATTTCAGTCGAGGAGCAGGGTCAGGACAGCATTCTGGAAAAGGGCATGGTCAAGGCCGCGAATCTGGGCGATCTGCGCTACAGCCTGCTGATCTCCGGCAATACTGAGGGCATGGACCAGCAGCAGGCCCTGTTCAGCCAGACTTACGGCGATCTTAAACTGCGTTTTGAAGATCACGGGCTCATGGGCCGGCTGGCCCTCATGCTGCCCCCGGACGGGCGGGCCGCCGCCGTGTTCACCGCCGCCGTCAACAATTTTTGCGTCCAAACCACGTCGGAAAACAGGGCGCTTGCCGCAGCTTTGGAAACCTTTGTAAATCGGCCCGGCAGCCTTGAAATCAGCAGCACGCCGGGCAGGCTCTACAACCTGACGGAAGTGCTGGACGCGCTGGCGGCCGGAAACCCCGGCGCATTGTTCCGTGCCGAGGCACAGCCGGGCGCGGAAAGCCTGGAACAACAGGCGGCGCGCATCAACGCCGGGCAAAGCCCGCAACCTTAACCACATTAACGCATGCGTAAACTCTGGCTCAAAAAGAATGAGGACCGCCGCATCCGCGCCGGGCATCTCTGGGTGTTCAGCAATGAAGTGGATACGCAGAAAAGCCCGCTCACGGACTTTACGCCCGGCGAGGAAGCCACGCTCTGCGACGCGCGCGGCGCGCCTCTGGGCAGCGTCTGCCTGAACCCGGCCTCGCTGATCTGCGCGCGCCTGCATGCGCACCGGGCCGACGCGCCTCTGGACAAGACCCTGCTGCATGAGCGCCTGAGCCGTGCCCTGATTCTGCGCCAGCGGCTCTTTCCGGAACCCTGGTACCGGCTCTGCCACGGCGAGGGTGATTTCCTGCCCGGTCTGGTCATCGACCGCTACGGCGAACACTGCACCCTGCAAATCAGTACCGCGGGCATGGAGAGCCGCAAGGAGTTCATCGTCCAATGCCTGGACGAACTGCTCGCGCCCGCGTCCCTGCTTTTCGACAACGACCTTGCCGCGCGGGGCCTGGAGGGCCTTTCCCGCGAGACCCAAAGCCGTGGCGACCTGCCTGAGCGTCTGGAAGTGCCGGAAAACGGCTGCCGTTTTTTCGCGCCCTGCGCCACGGGCCAGAAAACCGGCTGGTTTTACGATCAGCGCGCCAACCGGCGAGAGCTGGCGCGCTACGCGGACGGCGCGGACGTGCTGGACATTTTCTGCTATGCGGGCGGCTTCGGCGTAACGGCCGCCGCTGCCGGGGCCGCATCCGTGACATTTCTGGACGCCTCGCCCCAGGCGTTGGCTCTGGCCCGCGAAAACGCGGCGGTCAATGCACCGGTTCCGGCGGGCAAAGGCGCGGTGGAAACCATCTGCGGCGACGCTTTTCACCAGCTCAACGAGCTGTACGAGGAAGGCCGACGCTTTTCTCTGATCAGCCTGGACCCGCCCGCCTTCATCAAACGCCGCAAAGACGCGGCCCAGGGCCTGGCGGCCTACCGCAAGATCAACGGTCTGGCCATGCGCCTGCTGACGCCGGGCGGCGTGCTGGCAAGCTCTTCCTGCTCGCACCATCTTGCCGCCGAGGCCCTGCGCGGCTGCGTGGCCCAGGCCGCGTCCCGGCGCAGGCTGCACGCCCGGCTGGTCTACGCGGGCGGCCAGGGGCCGGATCATCCGGTGCATGCCGCCATGCCCGAAACAGCGTATCTCAAATGCTTCATCGCCCAGGTGGGCTAAACCATCACGGAGTTTCCCATGCTCAATAAAGTACGCCTGCTCACTCCCGGTCCCACGCCCCTGCCGGAGCGCGTACGACTGACCCTGGCCCGGGACATGATCCACCACCGCAAAAGCGAATTCAAAGCGATCATGGGCCGGGTGCAGGAAAAGCTGCGTGTTCTTTTCGGCACCCAAGGCACGGTGCTGCCCCTTTCCTGCTCCGGCACGGGAGCCATGACCGCCGCCGTGTACGGCCTGTTCAATCCCGGTGAGAAGGTGCTGGTGGTGGAGGCGGGCAAATTCGGCCAGCGCTGGAAAGCCATCGCCGTTTCGCGCGGCCTGGAGGTCGTCACCCTGGAAGTGCCCTGGGGCCGGGCCGTACGCCCCGAGCAGGTGGAGGAAGCCCTGGCCGCCGATCCCGCCATTACAGGCGTGCTGATCCAGCTTTCCGAAACCTCCACCGGCGTGCTGCACCCGGTGCGGGAGGTGGCCCGGATCATCCGCCAACGCGACGTTCTGCTGGTGGTGGACGGCATTTCCGCCGTGGGCCTTTCTCCCTGCCCTCTGGACGAATGGGGCCTGGACTGCCTGCTCACCGGCTCGCAGAAAGGCCTGATGCTGCCGCCGGGCCTAGCCCTGCTGGCCCTTTCGGAGCGGGCCTGGGAAAAAGCCGCGGGCGTGACGCCCGGCTGTTTCTACTTCAACCTGCTCAAGGAGCGGGAATATGTGGCAAAAGGCCAGACCCTGTTCACCTCGGCGGTGAATCTGATCGTGGGCCTGGATGAAAGCCTGGACATGCTGCTGGAAAACGGCCTGGAAGCCGTGTATGCCAAGCAGTGGGCATTGACCATGCTGACCCGCGCGGGCGTCACGGCCATGGGTCTGGA is a genomic window containing:
- a CDS encoding class I SAM-dependent rRNA methyltransferase, encoding MRKLWLKKNEDRRIRAGHLWVFSNEVDTQKSPLTDFTPGEEATLCDARGAPLGSVCLNPASLICARLHAHRADAPLDKTLLHERLSRALILRQRLFPEPWYRLCHGEGDFLPGLVIDRYGEHCTLQISTAGMESRKEFIVQCLDELLAPASLLFDNDLAARGLEGLSRETQSRGDLPERLEVPENGCRFFAPCATGQKTGWFYDQRANRRELARYADGADVLDIFCYAGGFGVTAAAAGAASVTFLDASPQALALARENAAVNAPVPAGKGAVETICGDAFHQLNELYEEGRRFSLISLDPPAFIKRRKDAAQGLAAYRKINGLAMRLLTPGGVLASSSCSHHLAAEALRGCVAQAASRRRLHARLVYAGGQGPDHPVHAAMPETAYLKCFIAQVG
- a CDS encoding pyridoxal-phosphate-dependent aminotransferase family protein, which codes for MLNKVRLLTPGPTPLPERVRLTLARDMIHHRKSEFKAIMGRVQEKLRVLFGTQGTVLPLSCSGTGAMTAAVYGLFNPGEKVLVVEAGKFGQRWKAIAVSRGLEVVTLEVPWGRAVRPEQVEEALAADPAITGVLIQLSETSTGVLHPVREVARIIRQRDVLLVVDGISAVGLSPCPLDEWGLDCLLTGSQKGLMLPPGLALLALSERAWEKAAGVTPGCFYFNLLKEREYVAKGQTLFTSAVNLIVGLDESLDMLLENGLEAVYAKQWALTMLTRAGVTAMGLDLFAPEHFAWGITSVLLPEGVDGTEVLRLALEKHGVCMAGGQDQLKGRIVRIGHMGWVDWADVLAGLYALDRGLMEAGGFSGARDYLEQGMAAYRAALEDKPGEFLPRVLVHS